In Actinomyces marmotae, the DNA window TGCGACGTCTGCGGCAAGGGCCCCATCTTCGGCAAGAGCGTCTCGCACTCCCACGTGCGGACCAACCGCCGGTGGAACCCGAACATCCAGCGCGTGCGCGCGCTCGTGAAGGGCGCCCCCAAGCGCCTCAACGTGTGCACGTCCTGCCTCAAGGCCGGCAAGGTCACGCGCAACGTCTGAGCG includes these proteins:
- the rpmB gene encoding 50S ribosomal protein L28, with translation MAAVCDVCGKGPIFGKSVSHSHVRTNRRWNPNIQRVRALVKGAPKRLNVCTSCLKAGKVTRNV